From the Saccharomyces paradoxus chromosome XIV, complete sequence genome, one window contains:
- a CDS encoding uncharacterized protein (similar to YNL234W) — MTEGKILHSQLLFNKNMCGGNVHHKKPMMYNVSLPSYNSSSIGPLDNLKNNERAGSHDHSMRSEMSSKNSGSEFMPQSISRAEGSVYQMKMEGDGSPNMTRFDFKVNARDLLLLRMSWDILLKEYLTPQELKVFQALLYSNKNTTSTERPYLNTTLDGMISNTIDPTVRLRKSKQKDNDSKVDTALFCSQFYDNLIAMDPLLEEYFPSLKHQAVSFCKVLNSAIDNLENVHVLDDYIVKLGKRHSRILGIKTVGFEVMGKAFMTTLQDRFGSFLTLELKNLWGQLYSYLANCMITAGKDPMEKIEPDFSYNGDSVVLNFSIPKLAKHDISTINKLQLVKTKNAIIPDNLTQVPTNKTRSEILLESSSTQIKGDRALTPPITPKGSGSTKPSIGSSTVVESTTKKNSYDEKIYLLQKTAQQKNCSIM; from the coding sequence ATGacagaaggaaaaatacTTCACTCGCAGTTGTTATTCAACAAGAATATGTGTGGCGGGAATGTTCACCATAAAAAACCGATGATGTACAACGTATCCCTGCCTTCCTACAACAGCAGTAGTATAGGCCCACTCGataacttgaaaaataacgAGAGAGCAGGCTCTCACGATCATTCCATGCGAAGTGAAATGTCATCTAAGAATTCCGGAAGCGAGTTTATGCCACAATCAATTTCACGCGCGGAAGGTAGCGTCTACCAGATGAAGATGGAAGGAGATGGCTCTCCAAATATGACAagatttgattttaaagTTAATGCAAGAGATCTGCTGTTACTCCGAATGTCATGGGATATCCTCCTCAAGGAGTATTTAACACCTCAGGAACTAAAAGTTTTTCAGGCACTTTTATATTCCAATAAAAATACTACTTCAACAGAAAGACCCTATTTAAATACTACTCTTGATGGTATGATTTCCAACACTATTGATCCTACCGTTAGACTACGTAAAAGTAAACAGAAGGATAATGACAGCAAAGTTGATACTGCGTTATTTTGTTCACAATTTTATGACAATTTGATTGCAATGGACCCCTTGttggaagaatattttccatcATTAAAACACCAAGCAGTTTCGTTCTGCAAGGTCCTTAATTCTGCTATTGACAACCTCGAAAATGTTCATGTTCTAGATGATTACATTGTGAAATTGGGAAAACGCCATTCCAGAATTCTCGGCATTAAAACCGTAGGATTCGAGGTGATGGGAAAAGCGTTCATGACTACATTACAAGACAGGTTTGGATCTTTTCTCACATTAGAACTCAAGAATCTTTGGGGCCAGCTTTACTCATATTTGGCGAATTGTATGATTACCGCGGGGAAGGACccaatggaaaaaattgaaccaGACTTTTCATACAATGGTGATTCTGTAGtcttaaatttttccattcCTAAGCTTGCAAAGCATGATATAAGTACGATTAACAAGCTACAATTGGTGAAAACCAAAAACGCCATCATACCCGATAACTTAACACAAGTACCAACGAATAAAACTCGTTCGGAAATACTCCTGGAAAGTTCGTCCACCCAAATAAAAGGCGACCGTGCATTAACGCCACCAATTACGCCAAAGGGCTCTGGAAGTACAAAACCTAGTATTGGCAGCAGTACTGTCGTGGAAAGTACcaccaagaaaaatagttatgatgaaaaaatttacttATTACAAAAAACTGCTCAGCAGAAGAACTGCTCGATTATGTAA